A single genomic interval of Spinacia oleracea cultivar Varoflay chromosome 6, BTI_SOV_V1, whole genome shotgun sequence harbors:
- the LOC110795673 gene encoding uncharacterized protein has protein sequence MTPHSYSLDSQSKSSDLAAKFFTANSPAQIAAVVTAVESHLSAHSPDQNRHFFSLAFPAFLCKFFGFDVSSPSPQKLPSGAAGWIDTVSFSNDSDLAGKLFNLLSPHGTLVNSIMAVDRLSLVKFVFPVERLPEWVRFLLSSEKDCRILSDFCPLFKGRIKEDEIKGNFQVHLNIFEYFMFWFAYYPVCRGKCENSGNVSVRNSRKSKLENWASSIPVISSGNKRTSEQKIDCNLYLKLLYAYLRDFVPMDDLNAHQPYRSSLLHYSPSYDDSVVLRAEFLVETLVHYWLVDSDFSPLAVNVCKSFGLLFPFRSVLGETPPASGLGEVVKLLVKYLNLSSVVVTDGTKQVEYGVSPMSKKLGSSDFVKTREVPYVLSSLPSGGSWNSYIQRPLYRFILRTFLYCPMGSSMKNISEVFSVWINYIEPWRLSKEEFSELDGMDDASKKRPDRDSDDSNQLQYSMNWQGYVLSNYLFYTSLVMHFIGFAHKFLHTDAEGIVQMTSRVIDILMSSRELFELIKNVDATFHSKTAGSGKSAANNLNKFIPQIREQLQDWEDGLSETDADGSFLHENWNKDLRLFNDSEDGGSQLLQLFILRAETELQAISGDNLANNLQCLHSLKSKLHCLFGDHAVKQSPISTRTEQRQHSRDELFMPRRLRNGSVVNDNYKGDWLRRPISDDEIAWLAKLLIHLSCWLNQSLGLYHGGLDGNCPYVEVPNDRVTEYGMSDFLKVVMCSIVSWFSAVRLSISRLMIRYGLKVNLRIFASKKFVSVVIVFALFSMLRRAFRSIW, from the exons atgACGCCACATTCCTACTCCCTCGATTCCCAATCCAAATCCTCCGACCTCGCCGCTAAATTCTTCACCGCTAATTCTCCGGCGCAAATCGCCGCCGTTGTCACCGCCGTTGAATCTCACCTCTCCGCTCACTCGCCCGACCAAAACCGCCATTTCTTCTCACTCGCTTTCCCTGCTTTCCTCTGCAAGTTCTTCGGGTTCGATGTTTCTTCGCCTTCTCCGCAGAAACTGCCTTCCGGAGCTGCTGGTTGGATCGATACGGTGTCGTTTTCTAATGACTCTGACCTCGCTGGTAAACTCTTcaatcttctctctcctcatggAACCCTAGTGAATTCAATTATGGCTGTTGATCGGTTATCTCTTGTGAAATTTGTGTTTCCTGTTGAGAGGTTGCCTGAGTGGGTTAGGTTTTTGCTCTCTAGTGAGAAAGACTGTCGAATTTTATCTGATTTTTGTCCGTTGTTTAAGGGGAGGATTAAGGAAGATGAAATCAAAGGGAATTTTCaggttcatttgaatatttttgagTACTTTATGTTTTGGTTTGCTTATTATCCTGTTTGTAGAGGTAAATGTGAAAATTCTGGAAATGTTTCGGTTAGGAATAGTAGGAAATCTAAGCTGGAAAATTGGGCTTCGTCCATTCCAGTGATTTCGAGTGGTAATAAACGCACGTCAGAGCAGAAAATTGATTGTAATTTGTACCTGAAGCTTTTGTATGCTTATCTACGTGATTTTGTCCCCATGGATGACTTGAATGCACATCAGCCTTACCGTAGCTCGCTTCTCCATTACTCGCCGAGCTATGATGATTCTGTTGTACTGCGTGCTGAGTTCTTGGTTGAGACCTTGGTGCACTATTGGTTGGTGGATAGTGACTTCTCGCCATTGGCAGTGAATGTGTGTAAATCATTTGGTTTGTTGTTTCCATTTCGGTCAGTATTGGGTGAGACACCCCCGGCTTCAGGATTGGGTGAGGTGGTGAAGTTGTTGGTGAAATACTTGAATTTGAGCTCCGTAGTCGTAACAGATGGGACTAAGCAAGTTGAGTATGGTGTAAGTCCAATGAGCAAGAAGTTGGGATCCAGTGATTTTGTGAAAACTAGGGAGGTTCCTTATGTTTTATCCAGCTTGCCATCTGGTGGCTCTTGGAACTCCTATATCCAAAGGCCGTTGTATAGATTTATTCTAAGGACATTTTTGTATTGTCCAATGGGGTCTTCTATGAAGAATATTTCTGAGGTTTTTTCAGTCTGGATTAATTATATTGAACCATGGAGGCTTAGCAAGGAAGAATTCTCAGAGCTTGATGGAATGGATGACGCTTCTAAGAAAAGGCCAGACAGAGATAGTGATGACTCCAATCAGCTGCAGTATTCAATGAATTGGCAAGGCTATGTGCTGTCGAATTATCTGTTCTACACATCATTGGTCATGCATTTTATTGGTTTTGCGCACAAGTTTCTTCATACCGATGCTGAAGGGATTGTCCAGATGACATCAAGG GTGATTGACATATTAATGTCTTCAAGAGAGCTATTCGAGCTCATAAAGAATGTCGATGCTACTTTCCACTCAAAGACTGCTGGATCTGGCAAATCAGCAGCTAATAACCTGAACAAATTTATTCCACAGATCCGTGAGCAACTTCAG GATTGGGAGGATGGCTTAAGTGAGACTGATGCTGATGGTTCCTTCTTACACGAGAATTGGAACAAAGACCTTAGACTCTTCAATGATAGTGAGGATGGTGGCTCTCAACTGCTTCAG CTGTTCATATTGCGTGCGGAGACAGAGCTTCAAGCAATATCCGGTGATAACCTTGCGAACAACCTCCAGTGTTTGCACTCTTTGAAGTCAAAGTTACACTGTTTATTCGGTGACCATGCTGTGAAGCAGTCCCCTATATCTACGAGAACAGAACAACGTCAACACTCACGTGATGAGCTATTCATGCCCAGGAGGCTGCGTAATGGTTCAGTTGTCAACGATAACTACAAGGGTGATTGGTTGAGGCGACCCATATCAGATGATGAGATTGCTTGGCTTGCAAAGCTTCTGATCCATTTATCCTGTTGGCTTAATCAATCTTTGGGGCTATATCATGGAGGACTTGATGGTAATTGTCCTTATGTGGAGGTACCAAATGACAGAGTAACTGAGTACGGTATGTCTGATTTCTTGAAAGTTGTGATGTGTTCAATAGTGTCGTGGTTTTCAGCAGTGCGTTTGTCAATATCAAGGTTGATGATAAGATATGGACTGAAAGTAAACTTGAGGATTTTTGCCTCGAAGAAGTTTGTATCGGTGGTGATTGTGTTTGCCCTGTTCAGCATG